One Triticum dicoccoides isolate Atlit2015 ecotype Zavitan chromosome 3B, WEW_v2.0, whole genome shotgun sequence genomic window, catccactgccgcgtcttccccggctctgcgtcgtccccttcctaggcctcgccgtcgtccaccgccatggtgctctcggcgcgatgtggtcaatgtggtcaacgaccgacttccattggaagagtactgtacgtggagaggctgacagctgggtccacggcagccgcaaggaagtgcttccttattaagcgtaaaataattattcccccacctgacagcagggacccaccggacgggccaccgtatttcgcgaaaaaaatgtttccccgctgactgctgggacccactggacgggccatcgtatttcgcgaaaaaaaacgttcctccctctgtcagctcggacccactgaaagtgcctccttattacgcacaaaaaaaatgaatactccccctgctagctgggaccctccttggtgggaggctgacttgtgggcctactaagttaacggggacggagggctttgtcaacttattcaatatgaacgattctagctccagtgaccgtatgatgtccatccaacggccgtagtgcttcttcaatctctggtcttcttgctccagccgcccaaagcagcgccggtcatgccacatgctcctgcctcccatggccggttgtgctgccgtggaggcctcaccgccccctactattcccaccactggccaggccctacggcgacggcagcctcacaccgtagccgaaccagtgaaccctcatactcctctctgcgcgggcttccactgccgcgtcttttgcatctccgcgttgtccccttcctaggccttgccgtcgtccaccgccctggtgctctcggtgcgacgtggtcaacgtggtcaaggaacgacttccatcggaagagtactgtacgtggagagactgacaactgggtccacggcggccgcaaggtagtgcctccttattacgcacaaaataattattcctccacctgacagcggggacccaccggtcaggccaccgtatttcgcgaaaaaacattcccccctctgtcagctcggacccatcggaagtgcctccttattacgcacaaaaaaatgaatactccccctgctagctgggaccctccttggtgggaggctgacttgtgggcctactaagttgacggggacggagggccttgtcaacttagtcaatatgaatgattctagctccagtgatcgtacgatgtccatccaacagccgtagtgcttcttcaacctctggtcttcgtgctccagccgtccaaagcagtgtcggtcgtgccgcatgctcctgtctcccgtggccggctgtgctgccacggaggcatcaccgccccatactattcccaccgctggccagattcTGCGGCGTCGGCAGTCTCATACCgcagccgaatcagtgaaccctcgtactcctctccgtgtgggcatccactaccgcgtcttcctcagctccacgtcatccccttcctaggcctcgccgtcgtccaccgccgtggtgctctcggtgtggcgtggtcaacatggtcaaggaacgacttccatcggacgtggactgtacatggagaggctgacagctgggcccacggccgcagtaaggaagtgcctccttattatgcgaaaaataatgatacctccacctgacagcagggacacacctgacgggccactatatttcacgataaaaacgtttccccctggctgctgggacccaccagctacatcttcgcacgcaagaaagtgcctgacagtcaggacccacctggtcgaagcgtacgtagcattgtcattctggtcgtgaacgtatacgtacatactggtggatgtagaggcgcgcacgtgtcatagtagaggcgcgcacgtagcatgtacacgtacgtatagcggccagtgtgcaagaaagaaaatacggtcacgtacgtacatatgggcggggtctcgaacgcctactcacgcatacgtacggccagggctcgtgtacatggttgggtcagaacagagaaacaacgtcgtcgtcgtgttcatggggagccaaccggctgggtcggaatggaatgcgtcgttgtgttcatcaggagggcttggacggaacaggcgatggaaacgaggcctggtgtaccgcaaaatggaggaaacggccttgtgttcgaccggccacgttcgaaatgggatcctgttcatcgggacgggtctggcgtaccgcaaaacggaggaaacggacttatgttggacctcctacggttgaaacggggtccttttgatcgggaggggtgtggtgtaccgcaaaatggacgaaacggacttgtgttggagcgctgcggtcgaaacgggggtcctgttcatcgagaggggtgtggcgtactgcaaaacaggactccacgggctactgttcatctccaccatcgaccttctccagcctccacgggctactgttcatccactgtcgacctcctccagcctccacctgcgactgttcatccacgggctcctgttcatccagcctccaccgtgcgctactccaccggctcctgttccaccatccctccaccatctactgttcatccagccctccacggggtcgtcctgttcatccagccctccatggggtcctgttcttcCAGGCCCAACcgtctcgatcaatcggggtcctgttcatccatccccaaccggctcgattgatcgggttcctgttcatccagaggtaacgccacggggtcctgttcatccacccccaccgctcactgttcatccaaccccccccctccccaacgctcactgttcatctagaggcagcatcaatcggcttcagttagcagcagtagggaaggaatcgctcgattgtgttcagttaatagccaacgatcgatcgctcgggttcagtaatgcgtagcctacagtgcaattgctcggtttcagttagagcccaatgcctcgctcgggtttaatTACAGtcgacgcctcacacacacgcgtgcATACGTgtgcgagagaaatgcgcatcgctcggccccgaccacccaccgtaaccgggaacaccccgatatttttctcgccctcgcttttaccacggttttttccgtcatggacggcccaaagaatgtcatgcagctgcgtctccggcccgcctaggacgaaaagcccattttctgtcatgattttttgtcatagaagtaggagtccaccacatctatgatgataccgggttttgtcacaattatcgtcatagaagtgtcataagtatgatagaaaaaaaattcgttcggcccaaaatgtcacggatgtgtcttttttttgtagtgacatgccctgcaaaaacaagttagtcgtcctctactttgttgttgcaagttttacgtggctactatgggcttctagcaagaaccgttcttacctacggcacaaaaccacaacggtgatttatcaagtttgttgttttaaccttcagcaaggattggccgcagtcaaattcgattcgactaaagttggagaaacagacacctgccagccacctttatgcaaaactagttgcatgtctgtcggtggaaccggtctcatgaacgtggtcatgtaaggttggtccggaccgcttcatccaacaataccgccgaatcaaaataagaccttggtggtaagtagtatgacgatcatcgcccacaactctttgtgttctactcgtgcatatcatctacgcatagacctggctcggatgccactgtctggaaatgtagcatgcaatttcaaaatatttcctacgctcatgcaagatctatcgaggagatgcatagcaacgagaggggagagtgtgtctacgtaccctcgtagatcgaaagcggaagcgtttcacaacgcggttggtgtagtcgaactttcttcatgatccaaccgatctagtgccgaacggatgacacctccgagtttagcacacatgcggctcgatgatgtctcctccttcttgatccagcaagcgggagaggagaagtagatgggatcacaaccaacacgacggcgtggtggtgatggagcaccgacagcgcttcgctaagcgtcgcTGGGACGAGccggtggaactacggagtaacgggagagagagagaggggtgtcaaGGGCTTGgtatgtcctcttggggcgcccctcccctctatatataggtggaggggcatggCAAACatcccctccaagccctagggcgcagctAAGGAGGAGAGGACTTGACtcgaagtccaatcctattcctacttttTTTTGAAGTgaccctattcctactaggactccttccttttttgccttccctagccagaTGGGCTTTTGAGGgcttggtgcgcctagcccaataagaccagggcacctccccgcagcccatgctagaccttgggtcgtggtgaacccacttgtggacttccggacccctctggaatcctccgaaaccttttggaagcttcccggtacaataccgaaaaaattgCACCTTTTTccagaacccaaaatatgacttcctatatataaatctttatctctcgaccattttgagactcctcgtgatgtccgggatctcatccgagatacctaacaacatttggttaccactcatcaaatatcccaatagtactctagcgtcaacgaacgttaagcgtgcgaccctgcaggttcgagaactatgtagacatgaccaagacacctctccggtcaataaccaatagcggaacctggatgctcatattggctcccacatattctatgaagatctttattggtcaaaccgttacgacaacatacgttattccctttgtcatcggtatgttacttgcccgagattcgatcgtcggtatcttcatacctagttcaatctcgttaccagcaagtctctttactcgttccgtaatgcatcatcccgcaactaacttgttagtcacattgcttgcaaggcttcatatgatgtgcattaccgagatggcccagagatacctctccgatactcggagtgacaaatcctaatctcgatctatgccaacccaacaaacaccttcggagatacctgtagagcatctttataataacccagttacgttgtgatgtttgatagcacacaaggcattcctccggtgtctgggagttgcataatctcatagtcggaggaatatgtatttcacatgaagaaagcagtagcaataaaactgaatgatcattatgctaagctaacaaatggtcttgtccatcacatcattctcctaatgatgtgatcccattcatcaaatgacaacacatgtcaatggctaggaaacttaaccatctttgatcaacgagctagtcaagtagaggcatactagagacatagtgttttgtctatgtattcacacatgtatcaagtttccggttaatacaattctagcatgaacaatagacatttatcatgatataaggaaatataaaataacaactttattattgcctctagggcatatttccttcaggaatatCGAGTGTTTGTTTGGAGGCCATGGCGTGCAAGTGCTACGACCTTAGTGATTTTTTGTCCCAAGTGGGTCGTCTAGGGTGATGACGAGGTTCAATCCAGTTAGACACTGCCAAGGACCCGATTGTGTTTCTATCTTTTTGTTTGGGACCCTCCTTGTAAGAATcaatgagttgtcttaatttaatGTTTCTTCTGGGTTCTGCTGTAAGCTATATCGCCCCACCACTTTATTAGTGGAGGGGCTTTCTAGGCCCATATAATGGTACAAAAATGTACCAAGACAAAATCGAAGGTTAAGTGCAGGTGGCTCCATGGCCGGGAAGGGGCAATGCGCTGCAGCCAAGACAACGTGTGCGCAAGGCCATAGCATCGCAATACCGATCTTGGATGACGAGGCCAACGAGGAAGATGGGTCATTAGACTCGAACTGCAAATCTTTAGGGTCTCGACTTCATGGTTGTTGCGGAATGACAACACCTCCCGCTTTTGAAATGAACCTTGGGTTGATGGGAGGTCCGTTGCAGAGCTCTCTCCGTTGATCTAAGCCCATGTTTGCAAGTGGAGGCTCTGAGATCGTACTGTGTGCCAGGGACTGTCTGGTCGTGCTTGGGTGCAGGATATCCATGGTGCACTCAGGCCCACCACCTTGGTGTAATACATTGAGATGTGGTGACGTCTTTGCACATACCACTGAACGACAGGTCGGACGTGCTTACATGGAGTTGGACGGAACCCAGAATTACACTACCAACTCATGCTACCTTACCCTCTTTCAAGGCTCGATCTCGGACCCCCACTGACAGCTCTTTTTTGAAGACCTGGGTGCCACTCCACATCGAAGTGTTCAGCTGGCTCGCCCTCCAAAATCGTTGTTGGACGACTGACCGTCTTACTCGTCATGGGCCTCCCCATGCGGAGCGGTATGTTCTTTGCAACCCAGTCCCTAATGACATGGAGCTACTCCTCGCGGGTTGTTCCTTCTCGCGTCAGGTATGGCACGAAGTGCTTTCCTGGTGCCGATCCATGAGGACCCTGCCTTGCCCGGCGATGTGCTCTCTGAGTGCTGGGTGTCCTCCTGCTcgcatgcccccatcatgcaccggCAAGGTCGATCCTCCGTCATCATGCTCACGACCTGGCCCATTTGGAGATATCGCAGCGGGCGCATCTTCGACGGGCAGCGACCCTTCGTCTCACGTCTCGTGCATGATATCTAGGATGAGGCACACCTTTGAGCCAACGCCGACACCAAAGGGATGATCAACCTCCTTCCGAAAACGTGGTTTTCTTGTAAGTTGGGGTTGAGCAACCCTGGTCTTCCTGCTCTGTTCATCGTATACACATCATCAAGCGTATGTGTCGCATGATGCATAACCCACTGTATTTTTCACTTTCCTTCTAACAAAGGAAAGACAAGCAAGCTTCCCGTATTTGCGAAAAAAATATCTAAGGTTGCTCGATTGTGCCAAATGCAGTTCAACTCTGGCCTGTCTTTTGCTTATCCTCCACTCGATCTAGACCGTCCATTTCCCCAATCTACGACGCGTCAAGCGTGCAGCCGGTCGTCGCCGGCATTTGCATCTGAAGGCAGCACGATAGTCACGTGCCAACCCGCGTCTCCCTCCCCTAGTCCATCCGCAGCAAGCAAAGCAGGCCGGCACGCACCCGCAAGTCCTCACCTCCCCAACCCCCACTCCCGCGAGGGCGCGAGATCTCTCCCCCCTCCCCCCAGATCCGCCTCGCCGACACTGcccgcccgccgcgccgccgccgacgccgccatgTCGCACAACTACGGGGACACGATCCCGCTGCACCCGTCGTCGGCGCAGTCCGACATGGACGAGATCGAGAGCCTCATGTACGACGCGCCCTCCGCCACCGTCCTCCCCGCgcggccgccctccccgccgcgcgccTCCATCCCCATCtccacctcgcctccgccgccgtcctccAAGCCGCCCCTCCCCGCCTCCTCCGTCCCCATCTTCGTGCCCCAGGGGCCCACCCCCGCCCCGCCCGCGTCCGTCTCCGTCGCCATCGCCTCCGACGGCTTCGGGCCCCCGCCCAACACGCTCACCGAGCCCGTctgggacaccgtcaagcgcgaccTCGCCCGCATCGTCAGCAACCTCAAGCTCGTCGTCTTCCCCAACCCCAACCGCGAGGACCCCGGCAAGGCGCTCAGGGACTGGGACCTCTggggccccttcttcttcatcgtcttcctcGGCCTCACACTCTCCTGGTCCGCCTCTGTTAAGAAGGTACCTGGCATCCCTTCCGCGACCAGATCTCGTGGTAGCTTATGCGTCGATTCGCGAGATTTAGCTCTTGCGTATTTAGTGCTCGACTTCATGATATCTCTATAAGGTACTCCTAGATCAGATTATACATTATTGAATTGTATGTCGCGATTCATGGTTAGTACTTGGAGGCAAGCGTCACAGTTACTATTCCCTTGCAAGCTCGATGTTGCCTAGGGGATAACTGAATCTGGTGTTGTACGACTGTATACTAGGTCTGCGGGGATGGGATTAGAACCATCAATCATAGTGTTGTATCCAATTAATTCCATTATGTTATTTCTATGACTAAATATAGACGAGGTGTGAAAACATGCGCTTATTCTGCTGTGGGTTTTCTGTGCCTATTTTAGCTCATTATTTAGGTATGTCTTGTGTTCGATATTAGAGAATGCACTATGTTCTTGGTTCAAAATTGGTTTGGAGGCATCACAATGCTGAAACTTCATGTCCATGTGTACTAGTGGTGAGTGATGAGCTGACATAATTTCATATTTATTCTCACAACCATTGGTCCATTTTTGATGTTCTAGAATTATCTAATGGACCAGTTGTGGACTTGTCCTGAGCTGCAAGGTTTGTAGGTGCCATTTCGACAAACTAGGTAGCAATACTAGTTATTTTATTACAGAATATGGTATAGCAATACTTGATATCTGCGCCTAAAAAATCATGTTCTCTTAGAACCTGTGGATGTCTATGCGAATCCGAATGCTTCTAAGATTGGTTCTTACTGTGCAACAATGTGGTGTAGCCTTACTGGATTTCTTTTGGAACCTGGAGAGTGACTGTGTTATGGAGTACTGATTAGTGACAAAACAAATTACTAAAAGTGCCCTTGTGCAAAATATGATCTCAATTGCTAATAATCAGAAAGACCGTGCTAATTCTGTATAGCTAAGTGCATAATCTGTTCTTGAATTTGCAGTAAATTTTGATGGCATTGACACCTAGGAGAAATcaaattttttgtcaatattttctcTTTCAGAAGAGTGCTGTGCTGTTTTTGCTTGAAAGAAATGTAATTGCATTTGCGAGTAGCTGGGTTTAGGTGGATTTTCCTGAATGGGCAAAAGTATGCCAAAACACAATTATCTTTCTCTGCTGTCTTTACCATGTTCAAATGTAACTATGCAAGGCATGTCATCGAATGTTGTGGGTATGGTGATTACATTATACGGAAGAAATCATGGCGTTTCAGTTATTTATTCATATGTTTCTCTGTTACATTGAACATTATAGCTACAGACATATGGAATATTCACTTTTGAACATTTTCTGATTTTGATTTCTCTATGTTGGCATATTACATTGTTATGTTATTTTCTTCCAGTGGCCAATATACTTGTCCTCTCTCTTTGTAGTTTACAACTTTTTCTTTGTTTCCTTCCGTGCAAAATGCTGATTTCTATGTTGTTGTGTTTGTAGTCTGAAGTATTTGCTGTTGCGTTCGCTGTGCTGGCAGCTGGGGCTATAATCTTAACACTAAATGTTCTGCTTCTGGTAAGCGCTGTCTCTCACACACAAAGCACGTCGTTTGCTTGATCCAAACTATACCTACTGTGAATTTTGGAATGATTTGTTGCTGTCTCCCTGCAGGGTGGGCACATCATCTTCTTCCAAAGCCTCAGTCTCCTTGGCTATTGTTTGTTTCCTCTGGATGTTGGAGCCCTAATTTGCTTGCTGAAGGACAATGTCATACTAAAGATCATCGTCGTGACAGTCACACTGGCGTGGAGCTCCTGGGCTGCCTACCCATTCATGAGCGCTGCTGTGAACCCAAGGAGAAAGGCTCTGGCCATCTATCCTGTATTCCTCATGTACATCTCGGTGGGGTTCCTCATAATTGCCATAGATTAGCCCCTGGAGTGAGCAATGTAGTAACATTTGAAATGTTGAAATTTTCCCCGTTGTACCGGCGGAACGTATACATGCTTGAATATACTCTGTCCCCCCTATGGAGCCCTTTTGGATTGTTCTGTTGAGAACCTGGCCTTCACATGAGCAAGAGACATAAGGCTGTAAAATTAGTCGAAAATTATATATGTTGGTCTACTGTTGTAAAGGGCATCTTGTGCTTTGGACCACGTAATTGACTATATCAAACTTTCCGACTTCTTCAACTGCTGATATATGATGTTGGAGGGAATTAAATGTGAAGAAAAATATTCAAAGGCAACTAGATAATTCATCTGGTTGCCCTTGGATGTACTACAACACCTtgttcatctactccctccgtcccagaatgtaagacgttttttgataccATTacatttgggacggagggagtagtacataatCTGCTTATGGTGGTATGCGGAGTAGTACATAATCTGATTATGGTGGTATGCCCGTTCTTATTCTGAAACTATTTTGTTcctcaacttgtttgggactaaaagaATTTGTTAATGTTATTGTTGGGCTGTTTGTGACTGAAAGATTTGTTGCGTCTTTTTAAATTCTTTTTGTGTTGTGTCTGCTTTTATCGCGTACTGATATTGTCTAACTTCTGTCATATCTGTGTTGTGCTCTGGCATTGTCATATCTGTGTTGTGTTCTGGCATTTTCTATTGTAGTTGGTGATGCCTGTTCTGGCTGTGCCCTAGCGTTGCACACCAGCCTTATTACCAGGAGCCAAAACGGATTTGGTTGCATGTGGTCGCGAGGAAATCATGTGCCGGGCTACTACATTTCCTGGCATTTGGATTGATGGTGCTATCAGTGCGAACTTTCTCGGCTGAAAGGCGAACGTGGTCACCGCGGATTTGGGACGAGAGAGACGAGCGAGAAGGAAACTCTGGATGGCGTGCTGCCTTCTTCAGTTCAGCCCGTGCAAGTGGAAGTGGAAGCGGCAGTCTGCATCGGCACGCGGCGGATGCGGACACAGCTTATCGCTTTCCTGCTGGTGCGACGCGCGCGTGGACCGTGAGCAAAAGGTAGCACTTCGCGCCAGTGGAGGCTTTCATCTGACAACGGCCATCGCCGGAGCCGGCTGTCGTCGCCTTTCTTTCTGGGAAATGCTAAAAATCTCACTTGAGATTTATAAGCATGGCAAGTCAAACGTTTTTTATGGCAAATTACGTTGTCTTAAGCATGACAATTCCTAACAAAAAACTGAACATGGCGGATTTGTCATACTTGTTAAAAGAAATTGCCATCCTAGCGACAACATAATTTGCCATCTCAGAAGTTCGATTTGCCATGCTAAAAAAATCTGATGTTTGATTTCTGTTTTGCCTGCGTACTGCATAAGCCGGACCGCACTGCATCTGCCCTAGAAAACCCCAGGTAAAATCTCATGAACCGCAGATACCGGCACTTTCTGAACTTCTGATGAACTGAACACGGCAAAGAGAAGAACATGCACAGCAATTCAGACAGAGCGGTCTTTGCCTAGAAACCCAAATCACCAATTAATCCCATGAACAAAGCAGAGAAAACAACACGCACAGCAATCCACAGTTCTAACATCCGAATAAGGCGTGGGCTCGGTTTATTTATTCTTGCACGCCGGTGGGTGCGTGGGGTCAGTCGGATCAGGCGACCGAGGGGAGGATCCACACGGGCTCCACCTCCACGGAGTGCCCGCCcgcgatggccaccaccgccgtctcCCGGTCCCCCAGCGAGTACACGCCGATGGCGTGCGGCACCATCAGCTCCACGTCCCGCCGCGCGAAGTAGACGCAGTTCTCCCGGACCCccgccgtcgccggcgccgccgccgacgccaccgACCCCAGGAACACCGCCCTCCCGGGGAGCTCCGTCACCGGCTCCCACTTGCACCCCTCCGGCCGGAACCGGCTCACCTCCACCTCCACGTCCGCCGAGTCCCGCACCACGCTGTACAGCTTCTTCACCAGCAGGAGCTCCCCGCCGGACTCCAGCAGGTACCGCACCCGCCGCTCCAGCCGGTTCGGAGAGTTGGCGTCCTTCCCGCGCAGCTCCGACACGGCCGCCACGCGCGCGCGGAGGTCCACCCGGTACGCCAGGACCGTGCCGTCGTCGCCCAGCACGCACAGCCGCCCCCGCCAGAACGCCACGTCCCGGAACCCTCCGTGCGGCCCCCCCGCGGCGATCGTGGTccaggcgccgccggacacgtccggctggAGCAGCGCCACCGTGCCCGCGCGGCCCAGCACGGCGGCCACCCAGCCGAGCGAGGTGGGCGGCGCGGACAGCACGATCTTGGCCACCGGGGACACGGGGGACCGTGGCATGGACACGGATTGGCCGGAGAAGAGGTTGCGGAGCTCGATCGCCCGCTCCTCGTCGAAGGCCATCGCGAGCCAGCCGCCGATCTGGCCGCAGCACCGGCCGGAGCTGAGGCGGTCGGGGAGGGCGAAACGCAGGATCTCCCGGCGGTGGAGGCTGAAGAAGGCGAGGCTGCCGCAGGAGCCGGGGCGCCGGAGCAGGAGGCGCGGGGCCTCGAAGGGGAGGTCAGCCAAGATCGAAGCTCGCGCGCACGAGCGCCACGAGGAGCAGACGAGGCGGACGGCGACACGGTCGAGCGGGGCGAGCCGCCCTAGGATGCTCTCCAGGAGCTCCGGTGGGAGATCCGGCCAGGCGGACTGCCCCCCGCCCAGCTGCCGCCGGTGGGGATTGTACGGGGAGGCCATCACACTTTCACACCCTCTTCC contains:
- the LOC119277732 gene encoding uncharacterized protein LOC119277732; translated protein: MASPYNPHRRQLGGGQSAWPDLPPELLESILGRLAPLDRVAVRLVCSSWRSCARASILADLPFEAPRLLLRRPGSCGSLAFFSLHRREILRFALPDRLSSGRCCGQIGGWLAMAFDEERAIELRNLFSGQSVSMPRSPVSPVAKIVLSAPPTSLGWVAAVLGRAGTVALLQPDVSGGAWTTIAAGGPHGGFRDVAFWRGRLCVLGDDGTVLAYRVDLRARVAAVSELRGKDANSPNRLERRVRYLLESGGELLLVKKLYSVVRDSADVEVEVSRFRPEGCKWEPVTELPGRAVFLGSVASAAAPATAGVRENCVYFARRDVELMVPHAIGVYSLGDRETAVVAIAGGHSVEVEPVWILPSVA
- the LOC119277731 gene encoding protein YIPF6 homolog → MSHNYGDTIPLHPSSAQSDMDEIESLMYDAPSATVLPARPPSPPRASIPISTSPPPPSSKPPLPASSVPIFVPQGPTPAPPASVSVAIASDGFGPPPNTLTEPVWDTVKRDLARIVSNLKLVVFPNPNREDPGKALRDWDLWGPFFFIVFLGLTLSWSASVKKSEVFAVAFAVLAAGAIILTLNVLLLGGHIIFFQSLSLLGYCLFPLDVGALICLLKDNVILKIIVVTVTLAWSSWAAYPFMSAAVNPRRKALAIYPVFLMYISVGFLIIAID